A genomic segment from Portunus trituberculatus isolate SZX2019 chromosome 14, ASM1759143v1, whole genome shotgun sequence encodes:
- the LOC123503501 gene encoding uncharacterized protein LOC123503501 isoform X3, whose translation MRRRGVRTSRTWCTTLWAPSTVSGPPHDLLLPKLPHQETSQHRATGSPTCITHTTPTSTTITSTTTTTRIPRRTHTPQCPCAAAGLNKDVSRLSLADRLEKDIEPPPSACVTPTSDSSAPCKVFRNSFLPRTYSHRGVMGGRRLMKCVVVSQVKHSERSCRVKQ comes from the exons ATGAGGAGGCGCGGCGTCAGAACGAGCAGAACATGGTGCACAACGCTGTGGGCGCCGTCAACAGTGTCTGGACCACCACATGATCTTCTACTCCCTAAACTTCCCCATCAAGAAACCTCTCAACACCGTGCCACCGGCTCCCCCACTTgcatcacccacaccacacccacctccaccaccatcacctccacgacCACGACTACAAGAATCCCGCGGAGAACGCATACTCCGCAGTGCCCATGCGCAGCAGCAGGACTCAACAAGGATGTGTCGCGGCTCTCGCTGGCTGACCGCCTCGAGAAGGACATTGAGCCCCCGCCCAGCGCCTGCGTCACGCCCACCTCGGACTCCAGCGCCCCATGCAAGGTGTTCCGGAATTCTTTCCTGCCGCGCACATACAGCCACAG AGGAGTTATGGGTGGCAGGAGGTTGATGaaatgtgtggtggtgtcaCAAGTGAAGCACAGTGAGCGTTCCTGCAGGGTGAAGCAATGA